One genomic region from Spirulina subsalsa PCC 9445 encodes:
- a CDS encoding DNA cytosine methyltransferase, which produces MEQLSLFPENTPKKPKKAKLGRYERIQRELATHKRDAHQIFIDINSPTTPEKNYNFVDLFCGAGGMTQGFLQAGFNPIASVEINPIASATHQKNFPQCHHFTGDIHNFLPQEWLGQINSPPVHLVVGGPPCQGFSVAGKRDPNDPRNRLFEEFVRVVAEIKPWYFVMENVPGILTMKKGNVKQAIFEAFAAIGYTNVSVAILESAAYGVPQIRPRAIFIANRLGLQNPYPKPQLRPDQYQSIESAIADLPAYETIPSINHEWTRHSPEYMERIAQVPPGGSLYKTYLDAFKRQYPGKPSMTVKENHGGTHIHPYLNRVISAREMARLQTFPDSFIFEGTMKKAMWQIGNAVPPRLAECIGFALIPYLNRIVKGEANPINPVQVDTNIQLAFY; this is translated from the coding sequence ATGGAACAACTCTCTTTATTTCCCGAAAACACCCCCAAGAAACCTAAAAAAGCTAAGTTAGGGCGTTATGAAAGAATTCAGCGTGAACTTGCAACCCATAAACGGGATGCCCACCAAATTTTTATAGATATCAATAGCCCGACAACACCCGAAAAAAACTACAATTTCGTGGATTTATTTTGTGGGGCAGGAGGCATGACCCAAGGTTTTCTGCAAGCAGGATTTAATCCCATTGCCAGTGTAGAAATTAACCCCATTGCTTCAGCAACCCACCAAAAAAACTTTCCACAATGCCACCATTTTACAGGAGATATCCATAATTTTTTACCTCAAGAGTGGTTAGGTCAAATAAACTCACCCCCCGTCCATCTTGTTGTCGGTGGCCCCCCTTGCCAAGGCTTTTCCGTCGCAGGGAAACGAGATCCTAACGACCCCAGAAATCGTTTATTTGAAGAATTTGTGCGCGTTGTTGCAGAAATCAAACCTTGGTACTTCGTCATGGAGAATGTACCCGGTATTTTAACGATGAAAAAAGGAAACGTGAAACAAGCTATTTTTGAGGCATTTGCTGCCATTGGCTACACAAATGTTTCAGTAGCTATCTTAGAATCGGCTGCCTATGGTGTTCCACAAATTAGACCCAGAGCTATTTTTATAGCTAATCGTTTAGGTCTACAAAATCCTTACCCTAAACCCCAATTACGTCCCGATCAATATCAATCTATTGAATCCGCTATTGCTGACTTACCTGCTTATGAAACCATCCCCAGTATTAATCATGAATGGACTCGTCACTCTCCCGAATATATGGAACGAATTGCCCAAGTTCCTCCCGGTGGTTCATTATATAAAACTTACTTAGATGCCTTTAAACGACAATATCCGGGAAAACCGAGTATGACTGTGAAAGAAAACCACGGAGGAACTCATATTCATCCCTATTTAAACCGAGTTATTTCCGCAAGAGAGATGGCAAGATTACAAACCTTTCCCGATTCTTTTATCTTTGAAGGAACAATGAAAAAAGCAATGTGGCAAATTGGCAATGCTGTTCCTCCACGTTTAGCAGAATGTATTGGTTTTGCTTTAATCCCGTACTTAAATCGAATAGTGAAAGGGGAGGCAAATCCCATCAATCCTGTACAAGTTGATACTAATATTCAGCTAGCCTTTTATTGA
- a CDS encoding class I SAM-dependent methyltransferase has product MASTSNFVPQLPLPDIFGKLAYQTFQQTKNALSLAHKMAASRLTEWVLPESWHQPLQELSPELLSQLKQMNDNLMERDWEDAQEGVYPQSLLFESQWDDFLRYYPQVWLELGKVWQRLPKKNYQHFDAEIETQGYPKYYLQNFHHQPNGYLSDRSAELYDLQVELLFNGCANAMRRRILAPLKSELTANFAHLLPQQIRVLDVACGTGYTLRALRATLPKASLFGLDLSPAYLRRANQLLSQFPGELPQLVQGKGEELPYLDQYFHAVTSVFLFHELPGKIRQQVIEEAFRVLKPNGVFIICDSMQAVDRPEFTPMMENFPTLYHEPYYRHYIHDDLQLRLEQAGFTDIRIENHLVSKYWIARRG; this is encoded by the coding sequence ATGGCATCAACCTCCAACTTTGTCCCCCAACTCCCCCTTCCCGACATTTTCGGCAAACTGGCTTATCAAACCTTCCAACAGACCAAAAACGCCCTGAGTTTAGCCCACAAAATGGCCGCCAGTCGTTTAACCGAGTGGGTTTTACCGGAATCTTGGCATCAACCCCTACAGGAACTCTCCCCGGAACTATTGTCCCAGTTAAAACAAATGAATGACAACCTCATGGAGCGAGACTGGGAAGACGCACAGGAGGGAGTTTATCCCCAAAGTCTGTTATTTGAGAGTCAGTGGGATGATTTCCTGCGCTACTACCCACAAGTTTGGCTGGAATTAGGGAAAGTGTGGCAACGGTTGCCGAAGAAAAATTATCAACATTTTGACGCAGAGATTGAAACCCAAGGTTATCCGAAATACTACCTCCAGAACTTTCACCATCAACCCAATGGCTATTTAAGCGATCGCTCTGCCGAATTATACGACCTTCAGGTAGAACTACTCTTTAATGGTTGCGCCAACGCCATGCGACGCAGAATTTTAGCCCCCCTCAAGAGCGAGTTAACCGCTAATTTTGCCCACCTACTCCCCCAACAGATTCGAGTCTTAGATGTTGCCTGTGGCACCGGGTACACCCTGCGCGCTTTACGGGCTACCCTACCCAAAGCCTCTTTATTTGGGTTAGATTTATCCCCCGCTTATCTCCGTCGCGCCAATCAACTCCTCTCCCAATTCCCCGGAGAATTGCCCCAATTAGTCCAAGGAAAAGGGGAAGAATTGCCTTATTTAGACCAATATTTTCACGCCGTCACTTCCGTTTTCTTGTTCCATGAATTACCCGGCAAAATCCGTCAACAAGTCATTGAGGAAGCCTTCCGGGTGTTAAAACCCAATGGGGTATTTATTATTTGTGATTCCATGCAAGCCGTAGATCGTCCTGAGTTTACCCCCATGATGGAGAACTTCCCCACCCTCTACCATGAACCCTACTATCGGCATTATATTCATGATGATTTACAACTACGCTTAGAACAAGCCGGGTTTACAGATATTCGCATTGAAAACCATTTAGTGAGTAAATACTGGATTGCTCGTCGTGGCTAA
- the surE gene encoding 5'/3'-nucleotidase SurE, which yields MTQPLKLLISNDDGIFAPGVRTLANTLAQVGHQVTVVCPDRERSATGHGLTIHQPIRANVVEGLYTPSVKAWSCSGTPADCVKLGLQAILSERPDFVLSGINQGANLGTDILYSGTVSAAMEGLIDGIPSIAVSLTSFQSQEFPTAAQFIQELLAKLVHHPLAEATLLNVNVPALPPEGVAGVKITRQGLRRYIEQFEQRLDPRGKSYYWLAGEAVEEIEQPDHAHVPAHILTDVQAIRDRYISITPLQYNLTDAQNVSPLEITVQLDPAHLS from the coding sequence ATGACTCAACCCCTTAAACTCCTAATTAGTAACGACGACGGGATTTTTGCCCCCGGAGTCCGTACCCTTGCCAATACCCTCGCCCAAGTGGGGCATCAAGTCACAGTAGTTTGTCCTGACCGGGAACGGTCTGCTACAGGTCACGGTCTGACCATTCATCAGCCTATCCGGGCGAATGTGGTAGAAGGGTTATATACCCCCAGCGTGAAGGCTTGGTCTTGTTCCGGGACTCCCGCCGACTGTGTGAAATTGGGACTGCAAGCCATCCTCTCAGAACGCCCGGATTTCGTCCTTTCGGGCATCAATCAGGGCGCAAATCTTGGCACCGATATTTTATACTCTGGCACCGTTTCGGCGGCAATGGAGGGGCTAATTGATGGCATTCCCAGCATTGCGGTGAGTTTAACCAGTTTCCAATCCCAAGAATTCCCTACAGCGGCCCAGTTTATCCAAGAGTTGTTAGCCAAGTTAGTCCATCATCCCCTAGCGGAGGCGACGTTGTTAAACGTCAATGTTCCAGCACTGCCTCCTGAAGGGGTGGCCGGGGTGAAGATTACCCGGCAAGGTTTACGGCGCTATATTGAGCAGTTTGAGCAGCGTTTAGACCCTAGGGGGAAAAGCTACTATTGGTTAGCGGGGGAGGCTGTAGAGGAGATTGAACAGCCCGATCATGCCCATGTACCCGCTCATATTCTGACCGATGTTCAGGCCATCCGCGATCGCTACATTTCCATCACGCCCTTACAATACAACCTCACCGATGCCCAAAACGTCTCCCCCTTGGAGATCACCGTCCAGCTTGACCCTGCCCATTTGAGCTAG
- a CDS encoding shikimate dehydrogenase: MLTITGTTRLLGVIGHPVQHSLSPTMHNAAIAHLNLNYVYLPLPVPPAALETALAGFQAIGVVGFSVTIPHKQAIIPLLSQVSPVAQAIGAVNTVWHSPTGWQGTNTDVTGFIAPLKSLERDWSHLYPVVLGNGGAARAVVAGCVELGCRRVAVVGRDRTKLEQFQQSWQNTPFAPVLTLHTYHDLPALLPRTELLINSTPVGMHPHPAHSPLPPDLWPHLPPSAIVYDLIYTPRPTRFLQQAQQRDLLTLDGTEMLVQQGAAALELWLQQPVPIEVMRQALLNALNSPHSS; this comes from the coding sequence ATGCTGACCATTACTGGAACGACTCGCTTGTTGGGGGTGATTGGCCATCCGGTGCAACATTCTCTCTCCCCCACGATGCACAACGCCGCGATCGCCCACTTAAACCTGAATTATGTCTATTTACCCCTCCCCGTCCCTCCAGCCGCTTTAGAGACGGCCTTAGCGGGCTTTCAGGCCATCGGTGTAGTGGGCTTCAGCGTCACTATTCCCCACAAACAGGCGATTATTCCCCTATTAAGTCAAGTATCCCCCGTCGCCCAGGCCATTGGCGCGGTGAACACCGTCTGGCACAGTCCCACAGGATGGCAGGGCACCAATACCGATGTCACCGGATTTATTGCCCCTTTAAAATCTTTAGAGCGGGATTGGTCGCACTTGTACCCTGTGGTTTTAGGCAATGGGGGGGCGGCTCGGGCTGTGGTGGCGGGTTGTGTAGAATTAGGGTGTAGACGGGTGGCTGTGGTTGGGCGCGATCGCACTAAACTTGAACAATTCCAACAGAGTTGGCAAAATACCCCCTTCGCCCCCGTCCTCACCCTCCACACTTACCACGACTTACCCGCCCTCCTCCCCCGGACCGAACTCCTAATCAATAGTACCCCCGTGGGAATGCACCCCCACCCTGCCCACAGTCCCCTCCCCCCAGACCTTTGGCCCCACCTCCCCCCCAGCGCCATCGTCTACGACCTCATCTATACCCCCCGTCCTACCCGTTTCCTCCAACAAGCCCAACAGCGCGACCTCCTGACCCTTGACGGCACAGAAATGCTCGTTCAACAAGGCGCTGCGGCCTTAGAATTGTGGTTACAGCAGCCCGTCCCCATCGAGGTCATGCGCCAAGCCCTCTTAAACGCCCTAAATTCCCCCCACTCTTCCTGA
- a CDS encoding helix-turn-helix domain-containing protein — protein MESSKEQTLKALGLLIKNQRKAMGISQEELGLCCHLNRTYISGLERGKRNPSLVALVSLARGLNTTVSGLLESLEEEITKIP, from the coding sequence ATGGAATCCTCGAAAGAACAAACCCTAAAAGCCTTGGGTTTACTGATTAAGAACCAGAGAAAAGCGATGGGTATTTCACAGGAAGAACTTGGGCTATGTTGTCATCTCAATAGAACCTACATATCGGGTTTAGAACGTGGAAAGAGGAATCCGTCTTTAGTGGCTTTAGTGAGTCTAGCTCGGGGCTTAAATACTACAGTTTCTGGTCTTCTGGAAAGTTTAGAAGAAGAAATTACAAAAATCCCATGA
- a CDS encoding restriction endonuclease, whose translation MNSDLIEHLKAKFKSGSSQYKVFALLSDQQWHCRSCEGKKVASGQYAGGGGIQGLERGNRSGRPGLVIETQRNYCEICGKTTTWDRWTGATRTANAAANIPALLSEKILKFYQYKDVIENRMREAHELIIDHRFPMQRWGQSEPSHDLNISDSEIIAKFQLLKKDSSGNHNLLKSRSCEQCVKTGKRGTPLGIRFWYSGGEDWSEDIPALGAEAEQGCVGCGWYNFEQWRNELNKRLAEY comes from the coding sequence ATGAATTCTGATTTAATTGAGCATCTGAAAGCTAAATTTAAATCCGGCTCTTCTCAGTATAAAGTGTTTGCTTTATTATCTGACCAGCAATGGCACTGTCGCAGTTGTGAGGGAAAAAAAGTGGCTTCTGGTCAATATGCCGGGGGTGGTGGTATTCAAGGATTAGAAAGGGGAAATCGAAGTGGTCGCCCCGGATTAGTCATCGAAACTCAACGGAACTATTGTGAAATTTGCGGTAAAACTACGACTTGGGATCGATGGACGGGAGCAACGAGAACAGCTAATGCGGCGGCAAATATTCCAGCACTATTAAGCGAGAAAATATTGAAATTTTATCAATATAAAGATGTAATTGAGAACAGAATGAGAGAAGCTCATGAACTGATTATTGATCATCGTTTTCCGATGCAGCGTTGGGGTCAAAGTGAGCCAAGCCATGATTTAAATATCAGTGACAGCGAGATTATAGCCAAATTTCAACTTTTGAAAAAAGATAGTTCTGGTAATCACAATTTATTAAAATCAAGAAGTTGTGAGCAATGCGTTAAAACGGGCAAGCGAGGAACACCGCTCGGTATTCGATTCTGGTATTCTGGGGGAGAGGATTGGTCTGAGGATATTCCTGCCTTGGGTGCAGAAGCAGAACAAGGCTGTGTAGGCTGTGGTTGGTATAATTTTGAACAATGGCGAAATGAACTCAATAAAAGGCTAGCTGAATATTAG
- the ndk gene encoding nucleoside-diphosphate kinase, with protein MERTFLMIKPDGVQRGLIGEIIKRFEAKGFTLVGLKFMAVSKELAEQHYDVHKERPFFQGLVEFITSSPVVAMVWEGEGVVASARKIIGATNPLNAEPGTLRGDYGMDVGRNLIHGSDAIETAQREISLWFTDSELVNWTPTQKPWLYE; from the coding sequence TTGGAACGGACATTTTTGATGATTAAACCGGACGGTGTACAACGAGGATTAATCGGGGAGATTATCAAACGCTTTGAAGCCAAAGGCTTTACCCTCGTGGGGCTGAAGTTTATGGCAGTTTCTAAAGAACTAGCAGAACAACACTACGATGTTCATAAAGAACGCCCCTTTTTCCAAGGTTTAGTTGAGTTTATTACATCTAGTCCTGTAGTGGCGATGGTTTGGGAAGGAGAGGGCGTAGTGGCTTCGGCGCGGAAAATTATCGGGGCAACCAACCCCCTCAACGCCGAACCGGGTACTCTACGGGGAGATTATGGAATGGATGTGGGTCGTAACTTAATCCACGGTTCTGATGCCATTGAAACCGCCCAACGTGAAATTAGTCTCTGGTTTACCGATAGTGAGTTAGTCAATTGGACTCCCACCCAAAAACCCTGGTTATATGAGTGA
- a CDS encoding Nif11 family protein yields the protein MVDSNDGVMSQREDIIGFFQKVCDDPTLQDQLKPPCPANRDGVANIAQAWGFNLTGADIDDYVRFAAFYPQFQEAIAQHQSGEEHLADWLNKWRKHLKKFEETPLDDRYDTIKRYL from the coding sequence ATGGTAGATTCAAATGATGGCGTAATGTCTCAGCGAGAAGATATAATCGGCTTTTTTCAAAAAGTCTGTGACGACCCCACTCTGCAAGACCAATTAAAACCCCCTTGTCCAGCGAATCGCGATGGTGTAGCCAACATCGCCCAAGCTTGGGGCTTTAATCTAACGGGCGCAGATATTGATGACTATGTAAGGTTTGCGGCCTTCTACCCCCAGTTTCAGGAGGCGATCGCACAGCATCAGTCCGGTGAAGAACATTTAGCGGATTGGTTGAACAAGTGGCGAAAACACCTCAAGAAATTTGAGGAAACCCCCTTAGATGATCGGTACGATACGATCAAGCGTTATCTCTAA
- the prfC gene encoding peptide chain release factor 3: MSTELLTELEQAVNIRRNFAIISHPDAGKTTLTEKLLLYGGAIHEAGAVKSRRDQRKVTSDWMAMEQQRGISITSTVLQFEYDGYQINLLDTPGHQDFSEDTYRTLAAADNAVMLIDAAKGLEPQTRKLFEVCKMRSLPIFTFINKLDRPGREPLELLDEIEQELGLKTYAMNYPIGMGDRFQGVYDRATQSIHLFERRSHGSKAALDTTIKLGDPRLEDLLDQDLYYQLKEELEILDEIAHDFDLAQVHAGKMTPIYFGSAMTNFGVELFLQSFLQHALKPESRHSSLGDIPPTYPDFTGFVFKLQANMDPKHRDRVAFVRVCTGKFEKDMTVSHARTGKNVRLSRPQKLFAQGRESLEEAYPGDVIGLNNPGVFAIGDTIYNGKALEYEGIPCFSPEMFAYLKNPNPSKFKQFHKGITQLREEGAVQIMYSTDDFRRDPILAAVGQLQFEVVQFRMLNEYGVETHLEPLSYNVARWVEGGWEALDKVGRLFNTITVKDSWNRPVLLFRNEWNLHQVLADHPKLILNSIAPVGSGLQPLDG, from the coding sequence ATGTCCACAGAATTGTTAACTGAATTAGAACAAGCGGTCAATATTCGCCGTAATTTCGCCATTATTTCCCACCCCGACGCCGGGAAAACTACCCTGACCGAGAAACTTCTGTTATACGGTGGAGCCATTCATGAAGCTGGAGCAGTGAAATCCCGACGAGATCAACGAAAAGTGACCTCGGACTGGATGGCAATGGAACAACAACGGGGAATCTCCATTACTTCGACGGTGCTTCAGTTTGAGTATGACGGGTATCAGATTAATTTGCTCGATACTCCCGGACACCAAGATTTTAGTGAGGATACTTACCGCACCTTGGCGGCGGCCGATAATGCGGTGATGCTGATTGATGCGGCTAAGGGGTTGGAACCGCAAACGCGCAAACTGTTTGAAGTGTGTAAAATGCGATCGCTCCCCATTTTCACCTTTATCAATAAATTAGACCGTCCGGGACGAGAACCCTTAGAATTATTGGACGAAATTGAACAAGAACTGGGCTTAAAAACCTATGCCATGAATTATCCCATTGGCATGGGCGATCGCTTTCAAGGAGTCTATGACCGTGCCACCCAAAGCATACACCTGTTTGAGCGGCGTTCTCATGGCAGCAAAGCCGCCCTTGATACCACCATTAAACTTGGAGATCCTCGCCTTGAGGACTTATTAGACCAAGACCTCTACTATCAACTTAAAGAAGAATTAGAAATCCTCGACGAAATCGCCCATGATTTCGACCTAGCCCAAGTTCACGCCGGGAAAATGACCCCCATCTATTTCGGCAGCGCCATGACTAATTTCGGCGTGGAACTCTTCTTACAATCCTTCCTCCAGCACGCCTTAAAGCCCGAATCCCGCCATTCCTCCCTCGGTGACATCCCCCCCACCTATCCCGACTTCACCGGGTTTGTGTTCAAATTACAAGCCAATATGGACCCCAAACACCGCGACCGGGTGGCCTTTGTTCGGGTTTGTACCGGGAAATTTGAAAAAGATATGACCGTGAGTCATGCCCGCACCGGAAAAAACGTCCGTCTCTCCCGACCGCAAAAACTCTTTGCCCAAGGTCGTGAGTCCCTCGAAGAAGCCTATCCCGGCGATGTGATTGGTTTAAATAACCCCGGAGTCTTTGCCATTGGGGACACCATTTATAACGGTAAAGCCCTAGAGTATGAAGGGATTCCTTGTTTTTCCCCCGAAATGTTCGCTTACCTAAAAAACCCCAACCCCTCCAAATTTAAACAGTTTCATAAAGGGATTACCCAGTTACGGGAAGAGGGGGCCGTTCAAATTATGTACTCCACCGACGATTTCCGACGGGATCCCATCCTCGCAGCCGTGGGACAATTACAGTTTGAAGTCGTCCAGTTTCGGATGTTGAACGAGTACGGGGTAGAAACCCACTTAGAACCCTTGTCCTATAATGTCGCCCGTTGGGTTGAGGGGGGGTGGGAAGCCCTCGACAAAGTGGGACGGTTATTTAATACCATTACCGTTAAAGACAGTTGGAATCGCCCGGTTCTCCTGTTCCGCAATGAATGGAATCTCCATCAGGTTTTAGCGGATCATCCCAAATTAATCTTAAATTCTATTGCTCCAGTCGGATCAGGATTACAACCTCTTGATGGTTAA
- a CDS encoding protochlorophyllide reductase, with amino-acid sequence MIANEKPTVVITGTSSGVGLYASKAFVQRGWFVVMACRDLMKTKKAAQSVGIPEDSYTVLHIDLGSLDSVRRFVQDFRKTGRSLDALVCNAAIYMPLLKEPLWSLDGYELTMTTNHLGHFLLCNLLLDDMKKSPREDKRMVILGTVTHNPDELGGKIPPRPDLGNLEGFAQGFKAPVTMADGKKFEPVKAYKDSKVCNVLTMRELHRRYHESTGITFTSLYPGCVADTPLFRNHYPLFQKLFPWFQKNITGGYVSQELAGERVAAVVIDPEFCQSGAYWSWGNRQKKDGKFFVQRVSRQARDDEKGEKMWDLSNRLVGLAEVKC; translated from the coding sequence ATGATTGCCAACGAAAAACCAACAGTTGTTATTACAGGAACTTCTTCCGGTGTGGGATTATATGCCTCGAAAGCCTTTGTCCAACGGGGATGGTTCGTTGTTATGGCTTGTCGAGATTTGATGAAGACGAAAAAAGCGGCTCAATCTGTGGGTATTCCCGAAGATAGCTACACTGTACTCCACATTGATCTGGGTTCTTTAGATAGTGTACGTCGTTTTGTCCAAGATTTCCGAAAAACAGGCAGATCCTTAGATGCTTTAGTCTGTAACGCGGCAATTTATATGCCCTTGTTAAAAGAACCCCTTTGGTCTTTGGATGGTTATGAGTTAACCATGACAACCAATCATTTAGGCCATTTTCTCTTATGTAATTTGCTCTTAGATGATATGAAAAAATCCCCCCGTGAGGATAAGAGAATGGTCATTTTAGGGACTGTTACCCATAATCCTGATGAATTAGGGGGTAAAATTCCACCGCGTCCTGATTTAGGGAATTTAGAAGGCTTTGCTCAAGGATTTAAAGCCCCGGTGACTATGGCAGATGGGAAAAAGTTTGAACCCGTAAAAGCTTATAAAGATAGCAAAGTTTGTAATGTGTTAACGATGCGGGAATTACATCGCCGTTACCATGAATCGACGGGGATCACGTTTACTTCTCTCTATCCGGGATGTGTAGCGGATACGCCTTTATTCCGCAATCATTACCCCTTATTCCAAAAACTATTCCCTTGGTTCCAAAAAAATATTACTGGGGGTTATGTTTCTCAGGAGTTAGCTGGGGAACGGGTGGCTGCGGTTGTTATTGATCCGGAGTTCTGTCAATCTGGTGCTTATTGGAGTTGGGGAAACCGTCAGAAAAAAGACGGTAAGTTTTTTGTTCAACGAGTTTCTCGCCAAGCTCGGGATGATGAAAAGGGTGAGAAAATGTGGGATTTAAGCAATCGTTTAGTAGGGTTAGCTGAAGTCAAGTGCTGA
- a CDS encoding DUF262 domain-containing protein encodes MARINLLDTRTTTFGELLGNGKIYQVPSFQRDYSWNQENWEDLWQDILGLHSNPDASHYMGAVVLQNSRTSDKQFTIIDGQQRLATLSIIAIAVLEKIQNLVNREQQKDENQERQEILRRNYLSDKDPRSLRYSSKIILNENNNEFYQSNLINLRKPLNPRALSKSNQLLWNAFDYFCDHLEELESIVQSGEKLAEFLTDTIAKRLLFIQINVEDEFNAYTVFETLNSRGTELSSTDLLKNYLFSLFEGPDDLQEAQRQWRRIINTVQMEKFPEFLRYYLSITQSRVRRERLFKIVRESVNNRQKAFDLLDELEDYSTLFLALSNSQDEFWRDTPQNQPYIRELELFRVKQAYPSLFVAYKQFSPSDFTRLLKLVCVLSFRYTVVSRLNPNELERLYNKVAIGINQGEIKTSKQVFDQVSSLYVSDEKFRQDFSLLSISTKGQKKKLVRYILGKLEQDLSQIQVNEDSFSLEHILPESPSNNWRENFTDSQMEEMVYRLGNLTLLEPHLNRQVGNEIYPTKREVYQQSVYKLTQTIQAEEWTPHALTTRQRDLAKRAMQVWRSDFL; translated from the coding sequence ATGGCTCGGATTAACCTCCTAGATACACGCACAACGACTTTCGGTGAATTACTTGGGAACGGCAAAATTTACCAAGTGCCGTCCTTTCAGCGTGATTATTCTTGGAATCAGGAAAATTGGGAAGACCTTTGGCAGGATATTCTAGGGCTTCATAGTAACCCTGATGCTAGCCATTATATGGGAGCCGTGGTATTACAAAACTCCAGAACCTCAGACAAACAGTTTACCATCATTGATGGACAACAGAGGTTAGCTACTCTCAGTATTATAGCCATTGCTGTCCTTGAGAAAATCCAAAACTTAGTAAATCGAGAACAGCAAAAGGACGAGAATCAAGAGCGGCAAGAAATTTTAAGACGAAATTATTTAAGTGATAAAGATCCGCGCTCTCTGCGCTATTCCAGCAAAATTATATTAAATGAAAACAACAATGAATTTTATCAAAGTAACTTAATTAATCTCAGGAAGCCCTTAAACCCTCGCGCTCTCTCTAAATCCAACCAACTACTCTGGAATGCCTTCGACTATTTCTGTGATCATTTAGAAGAACTAGAATCCATTGTGCAGAGTGGAGAAAAACTAGCTGAATTCCTAACCGATACGATTGCCAAAAGGCTGCTTTTTATTCAGATTAACGTTGAAGATGAATTTAATGCTTATACAGTCTTTGAAACCTTAAATTCTAGAGGAACAGAACTCAGCTCAACCGATTTACTGAAAAATTACTTGTTTTCTCTGTTTGAAGGACCAGATGACTTACAGGAAGCCCAGAGACAATGGAGGAGAATTATTAATACTGTGCAGATGGAGAAATTTCCTGAATTCCTCCGTTATTATTTGAGTATTACACAATCTAGAGTGAGACGAGAAAGACTATTTAAAATAGTGCGTGAATCCGTCAACAATCGGCAAAAAGCCTTTGACTTACTCGATGAACTTGAAGACTACAGCACCCTTTTCCTTGCGCTGAGTAATTCTCAGGATGAATTCTGGCGAGATACACCGCAAAACCAGCCCTATATTCGCGAACTTGAACTATTTAGAGTAAAACAAGCTTATCCCAGCTTATTTGTGGCATACAAACAGTTCTCACCGTCTGATTTTACTCGCCTATTAAAGCTTGTCTGTGTACTATCTTTTCGTTATACTGTGGTTAGCCGCCTAAACCCTAATGAACTAGAACGCCTTTACAATAAAGTAGCCATTGGGATTAATCAAGGTGAAATAAAAACTTCTAAACAGGTTTTTGATCAGGTTAGTTCACTCTATGTTTCTGATGAAAAGTTTAGACAGGACTTTTCTTTACTCTCCATTTCGACTAAAGGACAGAAAAAGAAATTAGTGCGTTATATTTTAGGCAAACTTGAGCAGGACTTATCCCAGATTCAAGTGAACGAAGATAGTTTTTCCCTTGAACATATTTTGCCTGAATCCCCTAGTAATAACTGGCGGGAAAACTTCACAGATAGCCAAATGGAAGAAATGGTTTATCGCCTTGGAAACTTGACCCTTTTAGAGCCTCATTTGAATCGGCAAGTGGGCAATGAGATTTATCCCACTAAGCGGGAAGTTTATCAGCAGAGTGTGTATAAACTAACCCAAACGATACAGGCGGAAGAATGGACTCCCCATGCCCTAACAACCAGACAGAGAGACTTAGCCAAAAGAGCTATGCAGGTGTGGCGCTCTGATTTTTTGTAA